The following coding sequences are from one Melospiza melodia melodia isolate bMelMel2 chromosome 2, bMelMel2.pri, whole genome shotgun sequence window:
- the MAB21L1 gene encoding putative nucleotidyltransferase MAB21L1, translating into MIAAQAKLVYHLNKYYNEKCQARKAAIAKTIREVCKVVSDVLKEVEVQEPRFISSLNEMDNRYEGLEVISPTEFEVVLYLNQMGVFNFVDDGSLPGCAVLKLSDGRKRSMSLWVEFITASGYLSARKIRSRFQTLVAQAVDKCSYRDVVKMVADTSEVKLRIRDRYVVQITPAFKCTGIWPRSAAHWPLPHIPWPGPNRVAEVKAEGFNLLSKECHSLAGKQSSAESDAWVLQFAEAENRLQMGGCRKKCLSILKTLRDRHLELPGQPLNNYHMKTLVSYECEKHPRESDWDESCLGDRLNGILLQLISCLQCRRCPHYFLPNLDLFQGKPHSALENAAKQTWRLAREILTNPKSLEKL; encoded by the coding sequence ATGATCGCGGCCCAGGCCAAGCTGGTGTATCATTTGAATAAATACTACAATGAGAAATGCCAAGCCAGGAAAGCTGCAATCGCCAAAACGATCCGAGAAGTCTGCAAAGTGGTGTCGGACGTGCTGAAGGAGGTGGAGGTGCAGGAGCCTCGCTTCATCAGTTCCTTGAACGAGATGGACAATCGCTACGAGGGGCTGGAAGTCATCTCCCCCACGGAGTTTGAAGTCGTGCTGTATCTGAACCAAATGGGGGTTTTCAACTTCGTGGACGACGGCTCCTTGCCGGGCTGCGCTGTGTTAAAGTTAAGCGACGGGCGCAAGAGGAGCATGTCCCTCTGGGTGGAGTTCATCACGGCGTCTGGCTACCTCTCCGCTCGCAAAATCCGGTCCAGATTCCAGACTCTGGTGGCTCAAGCCGTGGATAAGTGCAGTTACAGAGACGTGGTAAAGATGGTGGCGGACACCAGCGAGGTGAAGCTGAGGATCAGGGATCGGTACGTCGTGCAGATCACTCCCGCGTTCAAGTGCACGGGGATCTGGCCGCGGAGTGCTGCGCACTGGCcgcttccccacatcccctggccGGGACCCAACCGGGTGGCGGAGGTCAAGGCGGAAGGCTTCAACCTCTTGTCCAAGGAGTGCCACTCTCTGGCCGGCAAGCAGAGCTCGGCCGAGAGCGATGCCTGGGTGCTGCAGTTCGCGGAAGCTGAGAACAGACTGCAGATGGGCGGCTGCAGGAAGAAATGCCTCTCCATCCTCAAAACCTTACGGGACCGTCACCTGGAGCTGCCGGGCCAGCCCCTGAATAATTATCACATGAAGACTCTGGTTTCCTACGAATGCGAAAAGCATCCCCGCGAATCGGACTGGGACGAGTCGTGCCTGGGGGACCGGCTCAACGGGATTTTACTGCAGCTCATCTCGTGCCTCCAGTGCAGGAGGTGCCCGCACTACTTCTTGCCCAACTTAGACCTCTTTCAGGGCAAACCTCACTCGGCCCTGGAAAACGCGGCCAAACAAACGTGGCGACTGGCTAGGGAAATACTAACCAACCCGAAAAGTTTGGAGAAACTTTAG